CTGGGGCGGGGACGGAACAGTGGGCGCCGCGGCATCGGCCGCCATCGAACATTCCCTGCCGTTGCTCGTGCTGCCCGGGGGAACCCTCAACCACTTTGCCCGTGACGCCGGAATCGGAAGCCTCAAGGACGCACTGAAAGCGGCGGCGGGTGGCGAGGCTGCCCTCGCGGACGTCGGCGTGGTGTCGGTGGAGCGCGGCCTGGCCGGGAACCCGGAGACCGTGGAACTCATCATGCTGAACACGGCGAGCATCGGCATGTACCCCAACCTGGTCAGGCGCCGCGAGCACCTGCAACCTGCCCTCGGCAAGCCGCTGGCGGGAGTGGTCGCCATGTTCCGGACGTTTGCTGCAGGCACACCGACCACACTGATTGTGGACGGTGTGCGGCACAGACTCTGGATCGCCTACGTCGGGCGCGGCCGCTACTATCCCCGGGACCATGCGCCTCTGATGCGCCCGGTCCTGGATGACGGGGTACTGGACGTCCGGATGATCACCGCGGACGAATCCCTTGCCCGGCTCCGACTGCTCTGGTCAGTCCTGACCGGAACCGTGGCCACTTCCAGGATCACGCACCTGAGGGAGGCCACGCGTCTCCGCGTTGATTCTGCGGGTTCGCCGATGGTTCTTGCGGTCGACGGCGAGGTCCTGGCCGGTGTGCGCAGCGCGGAGTTCAGGGTTGAACGGCGGGCGCTGACGTATTACTCGCCACAACCCTGAAGCGCCGGTCATCCGTCCGGACTACCCTGAATCAACCCTGAATCATCCCTGAGACCGGCGAAACCGGGACGTCCCGTCTGTAGCGTTGAGGATGCACACCACACTTCCGTGCATCCAGCAGCCAGCAGCTGCCGTTCGAAGGAACACTCATGATCGAGGCAAAAGGCCTGACCAAGGTCTACGGCGGCAAAGCCGCAGTCGGCGGCGTTAGTTTCACCGTCCAGGCAGGCCAGGTAACAGGCTTCCTGGGCCCTAACGGCGCCGGCAAATCAACCACCATGCGTATGGTCATGGGACTGGACCGGCCGACGTCGGGCACGGTCACCGTCAACGGCCTCCCGTACGCCGAGCACAAGGCGCCGCTTCACGAGGTAGGCGCGCTGCTGGACGCTAAAGCCGTCCACACGAGCCGCAGCGCCTACAACCACCTGCTGGCGATGGCAGCCACCCACGGCATCCCGAAGTCCCGGGTGAACGAGGTCATTGAGATGACCGGCCTGGAGGCCGTGGCCAAAAAGAAGGCGGGCGGGTTTTCGCTCGGAATGGGGCAGCGCCTGGGCATAGCCGCGGCGCTGCTTGGCGACCCGCAGACCCTGATCCTGGACGAACCGGTCAACGGCCTGGATCCGGAGGGGGTGCTCTGGGTCCGCAACCTGGTGAGGTACCTGGCCAACCAGGGCAAAACCGTTTTCCTCTCCTCGCACCTGATGAGCGAGATGGCCCAGACCGCCGACCACCTGATAGTGATCGGCCGGGGCCGGATTATCGCCGATGCCCCCGTCCAGCAGATCATCGCCGGAACACGCCAGGCACGCACACTGGTCCGCACCTCCTCCGCCTCGCAACTGGCGGCCCTGCTGGCCGGGGACGGGGTGAAGGTGGACCAGAGCGAGACGGAGACCCTGGAAGTGACGGGGATGGATTCGCGGCAGATCGCCCAGGTTGCGCTGGAAAACCGGGTGCTGGTCTACGAACTCACCCCGCAGCATTCGTCCCTGGAAGACGCCTATTTCGATCTCACGAAGGACGAGGTGGAGTACCACTCGCACCTCGCCGACGGACCCGCCGGAGAATATGCCAGCGCGACGGCAGGAAAGTAAGGACGATGACCATCATGACTCAAACCCGCACACGTGCCCGTTCCACAGCCAGTTCCACCGCAGGTACCGGCGGCGTGACCTTCCCTCGGGTGCTGAGGTCCGAATGGATCAAGCTCCGGTCACTGATGTCTACCCGCATCCTGTTGCTGCTCACCCTCGTGGCCATCATCGGCGTCGGCGGCCTGGCCGTCCTGATCCGGTACACCTACCTGGAAAACATAGCGCGCACCGCACGGGACCAGGGCCAGACGATGACCCCGGAAATGATGGAAAAGTCCTTCCCGCCCGGATCCGGCTTTGACCTCTACAACCTTCCCAACGCCGGCCTGCAGATCGGCATCCTGGTGCTGGGCTCACTTGCAGTGCTGTTCATCTCCTCGGAATACGCCACGGGCATGATCCGCTCCACCATGAACGCGGTTCCCCGCCGGACCCCCGCCTTCCTGGCCAAGGCCATCCTGCTGGCGGTGGTTTCCTACGTCATCACCACAGTCGCAGCCGTGGCAACCTTCCTGATTGCGATGCCTGTGTTCCAGGGACTGGGCTTTGATCTTGACTGGTCCACTGACGGCGTTCTGTACAGCGTCTTCACGGGGGGCCTGTACGTGGCCGGTGTGGCACTGATCGGTTTGTCCCTGGGGACCCTGCTGCGGAACTCGGCCGGTGGCATCACTGTCCTGGTGGGCATGTTCTTCGTCCTGTCCATCGCTTCGAGCTTCATGACCCTGATTCCCGGTGAATTCTGGAAGTACGTGCCGCAGTACATCCCCAGTGAGGCCGGCGGACGCTTCCTTTCCATCGGCCACACCGACGGGGTGATCGACCCCTGGCAGGGCGGACTGGTCTTCCTCGGCTACGTGGTTCTCTTCCTGGTTCCGGCACTGGTCGTGCTGAAGAAACGCGACGTCTAGGAAGCCGCAACGTCTAGGCTCAGACCATGAGCGACCCCTTACCAGTGAAGGACGCGCCGGCCGGCCAGGCTGACGCGTCCTTTGCCGAACTCACCGCCAGGCGCCGCGGCCTGCTTCGCCGCTACCTGCACCGGCATCCCCGGATGATGGATGCGGTGGTGGCCCTCTGCTACGCGCTGCTGGTGGCTCCGACCGTAGCGGATGCCGTCACGTCAGGGGCATGGCTGGCGGCGGTCCTCCTGTTTGCGGTGGCCGGCGCGCTGTTTTTCCGGCGAACATATCCTGTGGTTCTGGTGGCCTTTGTGGCCGTGGTTGAAGTGGCCGTCACGCTCCTCCATCCGTGGGGCTCGAACGTTTCAGCCGGGCTCTGGTTTTCGCTGTATGCCGTGGCCGTCGTGCACACACGGCGGTTCGCGTTCATTACGCTGGCCGCGGCCACCGCGCCGCTGGCGTTGCTGTACCTCCTTGCCGCCGTCGGCCCGATGGAACATCCCTTCGTCCACGGGACCGGACCGAATCCCGCCGACTTCCAGCTCCTGTCCAGCATTGCCACGGGGGCGACCATTGCACTGTCCAACGTCATCGCCACCGGAATCGGGATCTCCGTGCGGCAGCGGCGTGAACATGAGCAGGAAATTGCGGCGTGGGCCGCCAGGACAGCCAGTCTGGCGTCCGTGAACGAACGGACCCGGATCGCCCGTGAAATGCACGACGTCGTGGCGCACTCGCTGACGGTGATGATCAGCCTGTCGGACGGTGCCGCGGTGGTGGTCAGGAAGAGTCCGGAGCGCGCGGGCGAGGTGCTGGGTGAGCTGTCCCGCACCGGCCGCACGGCGCTTGCGGACATGCGGCGGGTACTCGGCGTGCTTCGGGACGACGCCGGCGCGGCGGCGCCCCGCCAGCCCCTCGCATCCGCGGACAGCCTGGACAAGCTGCTGGAGGGCTTCAGAACCGCGGGCCTGCCGTTGCACTACTCGCACACCGGGCCTGCCCTGCCTGAGGACGCGGCCTTCCGGCTGACCGTCTACCGGATTGTGCAGGAGTCCCTCACGAACGTGCTCCGGTACGCCCGTTCCCTGAGCCGGGTGGACGTAAGAATTATCCGGGCCGGTTCCACCGTCACCATTGACGTGCTCGACGACGGCGCAGGGCAGGGATCGGATCCCGCCTGGGGATCGGGGCAGGGGCTGGCAGGCATGGCCGAGCGCGCCCGGATCTACTCCGGCACCGTGGAAGCCGGCCGGAAAGGCCAGGGCTGGAGCGTCCGGGCTGTCCTTGCCTGGCCCGGCGACCAGGAGGACGAAGTGCCCAAAGCCGTCAATAGTGCAGTGCCCGGACCAGCCGAACAACTTCAAGGCAGGAAATGACTGAAAAACAACGGATCACTATCCTGCTGGTGGATGACCAGCCCCTCCTCAGGATGGGCTTCCGTCTGATACTCGAAGGCGAGGATGACCTCCGGATCGTAGGAGAGGCTTCCGACGGCGCCGAGGCAGTGCGGCTTGTCCGGGAACTGAACCCCGACGTCGTACTGATGGACGTCCGGATGCCGGTGCTTGACGGTATCGAGGCGACCCGTGCCATCACCGCCACCGGATCCGGCGCCAGGATCATCATCCTGACCACGTTTGACGTGGACGAATACGCCTTTGCCGGGCTGCAGGCCGGTGCCTCCGCGTTCCTCCTGAAGGACGTGGCACCTCCGGAACTGATCAATGCTGTCCGAGTGGTTGCCAGCGGGGATGCCGTGGTGGCGCCACGAGTCACGCAGCGGCTCCTGGAAACGTACGTACGAGGCGCCAACAGCCCTGCTCCTGCTGCCACCATGCGCGACCCCCTGCTTGATGACCTCACGCCCCGCGAAACGGAAATGCTGGAGGCCATGGCCGAAGGATTGTCCAACGCGGAAATCGCCCACCGGTATTTCCTGTCCGAGGCCACCGTCAAGACCCACGTCCGGAGGATTCTCACCAAACTCCATTTGCGGGACCGCGTCCAGGCCGTTGTATACGCCTACGAGACGGGCCTGGTGGTCCCAAGCAACCCCGACTACTGAGAGCTGGTGGCTCACAGTCCACTCACAGGAAGGCCCTATGCCCGGCACAGTGCCTGCTACTTTGATGGACCCATGAACACTTCACACACACCCTCTGATCCCCACACCTCCCTTGACCTGACGCCGCAGGAGCCGCACCCCAACCACGACCGCGGCCTGGAGTTCGACCTCTCGACGCTCATGAGCCGCCGCTCGCTGGGGATGTTCTTCGGTGTCGGCGGTGCCGCCGTGGCCCTGTCCGCCTGCACACCCGGCGGGTCCAGTTCCACAGCCAGCACGTCGGCGTCCAGCGCCACCGCTACTGCCGCGGAAACCGCTACCGCAAGTGCCGCCGCCACTTCGTCAGCCGCTACCGCCACGCCGACGCTGACCCGGGCCATTGCCGAGTGCGGGGTGGAAATCCCGAAGGAAACAGCCGGCCCCTACCCCGGCGACGGCTCCAATGGCCCCAACGTCCTGGAAGCATCAGGGGTGGTCCGCCAGGGCATCACCTCAAGCTTCGGGACGTCCAGCACCAAGGCTGAAGGCGTACCTCTGACCATCACCCTCACCCTCCTGGACAACGCCAACGGCTGCGTCCCGCTGGCCGGAGCCGCCGTCTATGCCTGGCACTGTGACCGAAGCGGAAAATACTCCATGTACGACGCCGGGCTCGCCAACGAAAACTACCTCCGCGGCGTCCAGGAAGCAGACGCCAACGGCCAGGTCACCTTCACCTCGATCTTCCCGGCCGCCTACTCCGGCCGCTGGCCCCACATCCACTTCGAGGTGTTCGAGTCCATGAGCAATGCCACATCGGCGGGGCAGGTGCTGGCGGTTTCCCAGATAGCCCTGACCCAGGCTGCCTGTGATGACGTTTACGCCACACCAGGCTACGAGGCCAGTGTTGCCAACATGAAACGCACCACCCTGAAATCGGACAACGTGTTCGGCGACGATGGCGGCATCTACCAGTTGGCCACCATGACTGGTTCCGCTGCTGCCGGGTACACCGCAGGGCTCAACGTCACAGTCTGAGTCACCGGCTGAGCCACGGCCTGAAGCCGGATTGGCGGCCGGCCGCCGGCGTTAGACTCAAGACCATGCCTTCACCTTCTTCCGCCGCAGAGCACATCCAGGACCTCGGCGCGTATGTCAGCGCGTCGCCGTCGAGCTTTCACGCCGCCCATGAGGCAGCACGGAGGCTGGAGACGGCCGGTTTTGCCCGCCTGGACGAGCTGGACCCCTGGGAAGGCATGGCAGGTAAGTACTTCATGATCCGGGACGGAGCCCTGATCGCGTGGGTGGTGCCGGAGGGGGCCGGCCCGGTCACTGGGTTCAACATCCTGGGCGCGCATACCGATTCACCGTCATTCAAGCTCAAGCCGAAGCCCACCATAGGCAGCCAGGGCTGGCTTCAGGCCGGCGTCGAGATTTATGGCGGACCGCTGCTGAACTCCTGGCTGGACCGTGAGCTGCAACTGGCAGGCAGGCTGGTCATGCTGGATGGGACGCAGCACCTGACCGCCACAGGGCCCATGCTCCGGTTCGCGCAGTTGGCCATCCACCTGGACCGGGCAGTGAACGACGGGCTCACCCTGGACAAGCAGCGCCACATGAACCCTGTGTGGGGACTTGGCAGCCCTGGGGATGTTGACCTGCTGGCGGTGCTCGCCCAGCACGCATCCGGCGGGCAAGGCGTGAAGGCGGCGGAGATTGGCGGGTACGACGTCGTCATGGCGGACACGCAGCCGCCTGCGGTTTTCGGGGCCAGGGGTGAGTTCTTCGCCTCCGGACGCCTGGACAACCTTTCCGCCACCCACGCCGGGCTGGCCGCGCTGATCGCGCATGCTTCCCGCACCGCAAGCTCGTCCGCGCCGATCGCCGTCCTGGCGGCGTTTGACCACGAGGAAATCGGCTCCAACTCGCGCTCGGGCGCCTGCGGACCGGTCCTGGAAGACGTACTGGTGCGGATCTCAGACGGCCTGGGCGCCACAGTGAGCCAGCGGCGGCAGGCGCTTGCGGCGTCGTTCTGCATCTCTGCCGACGCCGGTCATGCGGTGCACCCCAATTACGCGGAGCGGCACGATCCTGCCAACCAGCCTGTCCTCAACGGCGGCCCGCTACTGAAAATCAACGCAAACCAGCGCTACGCCACGGACGCCAATGGTGCTGCCTTCTGGGCCCGTCTCTGTGCCAGGGCTGAGGTGCCCTACCAGGAATTCGTATCCAACAATGTGATGCCTTGTGGCTCCACCATCGGCCCGCTGACGGCCACCCGGCTCGGAATCCGAACGGTGGATGTCGGCGTTCCGCTGCTGTCCATGCACTCCGCCCGCGAGCTCTGCGGAGTGGAGGACCCGCACAGGCTTGCCAAGGTCACGGAGTTATTCTTCCGGACCGTGGCGTAACTACCCCGCCGCTCACCCGGGCCCGGGCCCGGGTGGTTGAAATGCGCAGCCGATTCTTTTGCCGCACGGGCATAAACCGCCATACCTAATTTCCGCCCGGACAATAACCCCTATACCTAATTTATAAGCATTGCAATAACCCCGGTACCTACGGGTGGTGCCTCAATAGGGGGATAAAAAGTGAGTACCTACTACTCGTGACATTACCTTTGGCCGGACCATAGGCTCTACGACACGGGCAGAGTCAAAGGCTAATGAGAGCTGGGGCCAGAGACCAGACCATGACCGGTAAGAGCTAGTGACGCGCTCTTCTACCGAGTAGAGCGCGACGTCGTCGGATTGTCCGTTCTGTCATGAAGTGGTGAGGCATTTGTCTATTTCCACCCAGCTTCCAATTTCCTTTTCTGAGCCGGCAGTCCCCTCGCCGAGGGCGTCGATAAGTGTGGTTATCCCAACGCTCAATGAGGCCATGAATCTTCCTTGGGTCCTTCGCCGCATGCCGTCGTATGTGGACGAGGTGGTGATTGTTGATGGGCGCTCCGTGGACCACACTGTCGACGTTGCCCGCGCACTTCGAGTCGACGTCGTCGTCGTGGCTGAGCCGCGTAAGGGAAAAGGTGTTGCAGTTCGTGCGGGATTCGCCGCAGCCTCGGGCGACATCATCGTCATGCTTGACGCGGACGGAAGCATGGACCCTCAGGAGATTGGCTGGTTCGTTTCCCCCCTGCAGCACGACTATGACTTCGTAAAGGGGTCACGTTATGTCACCGGCGGCGGGTCCGAAGACCTGACGTTCTTACGGAATGCCGGCAACCGGGCGCTTACCGGGTTGGCCAACGCCGTACTGCACAGCAACTACTCTGATCTTTGCTACGGATACATAGCGTTCCGGAGGGAATGCCTGGAGGTCTTGCAGTTAGCGTCGGACGGGTTCGAAATAGAAACCGAGCTGATTGTCCGTGCGGCCAGGGCAGGCCTGCGCATTGCCGAGGTACCGAGCATTGAGCTGGATCGCATCTCGGGGGCCTCTCACCTGCAGACGTTCCGTGACGGGTGGCGGGTCCTTGGCACGCTGGCGAGGGAATGTGCGTTGTGGGAGGCGCCCACCGCAGGCGCCAGGCCCGAGGCCCTCCGTCGGGTGAAGTATGCCTATGCCAACATCCGCTTTCCGCGCACACCAACGGATCCCCAGACCGTTCTCTCACTGGCGCAGGGAATGTGACATGTACGCGTTCAACCCGCCTCCGACTGTCTCCGTTGTCATCTGTTGCTACACGATGGCCCGCTGGGAACTTCTGCTGGATGTCATAGGATCCGTCCGCAATCAAACGATGCCCCCGAAAGAGGTCATTGTTGTTGTTGACCACAATGAGGACTTGTATAAGCGTCTCGTTGCGGTGGTGGATGACGTGACTCTGGTGGAGAGCGCCGGTCCCCGAGGACTCTCCGGTGCACGCAATACGGGGGTGGGGCTCGCGGATTCCGACGTCGTAGCCTTCCTGGACGACGACGCCCAGGCAGCCCCGGACTGGCTCGAGCGCCTGGTGGTTTTCTACGACGATCCCGATGTCCTGGCCGTGGGCGGCGGCGTTCAACCCGTCTGGGAATCCGGCCGTCCTGCCTACTTCGGCGAGGAGCTGGATTGGATTGTTGGCTGCAGTCACCGCGGCATGCCCAAGGTAGCCTCCGAAGTCCGGAACGTCATCGGTGCGAACATGTCGTTTCGACTGGAAGTTCTCCGGCAAGTCGGGGGCTTTAACCTCGCTCTTGGCCGCCAGGGGACAAAACCCCTTGGCTGTGAAGAGACGGAGATCTGTATCCGTTCCATCATGGGCTCTCCCGGATCCCGCATCGTCTATGAACCGGCTGCCGTGGTGCACCACCACGTGCCAGCGAGCAGGGGAACCGTGCGCTACATGCTGGCCCGGTCCTGGTCGGAAGGGCTGTCAAAGGCACAGGTCAGCGAAATCGTAGGCCACAAGCGTGCGCTGGGACCGGAACGGCGCTATGTACGCAGCATCCTTCCGCGCGCTGTTGCAGCTGGAATCTACGGCTGGAGCACCGGAAGCAACCCCCAGGGGCTAGGCCGTGCAGCGGCCGTTCTCGCGGTGTTGGCCTTCACGTCGGCCGGATACCTGCGGGGGCGCCGGCTCGGTCACGTCTCCACAACCCAGCTGAGCAGGACAGCTGACCAAAGAGCCCCCTGGAGGGAAGTCCAGTGAGTGAACGCGAGAATGAGCTGCTCTCCGCCGACGATACGCGGTTGGAGCTGCAAAATCAGACCGGATCAACAAAGAACGGACATGTTATGCCGACCTACAACGAACGAGCCCGGTTGCTGCTGCACCCGGGAACAGTTGTGCGAGGTTCCGCCGATGTTGCGACGCCCGGCGGGATGCCTGAACGCAAGGCGCGCTGGACTTCCTGGCTTGCCATAGGGCGGGGAAGTGGTGGCTCTGCCATTCTTCGCCTTCGCGGTCTGCGGAGTCTGCGGTTCCATGCATTGCTGACGGCGCTGCTGCTTGCCCTGGCTGCCCTGATGGTGCCGGGTACGGCATCGGCCGCCACAGGTGATGTTGGGACCGAGGGTCCGTCGCATTCCGGGACGGGGACGCCTACGGGTACGAAACGGGCGATCAGTGCGTTGTGGTTCAACGACGGGACCTGGTGGGGGAACCTGTGGGACACTGCCAGCTCGGACTTTCATATCTTCCGGTTCAATGCCCCAACGAACTCATGGGTCAACACCGGTGTGACGACGGAAACGCGGTCAAACACTCACCATGACGTGCTGTGGGACGGGACGACGTTGTATGTGGCGAGCTATCAGTTCGTCAATGATGGCCTGCCAGCTGTGGCGGGCTATCCGACCACGATGCGGCGCTTCAAATACGACTCGAGCACAAAGAAGTACTCGCTCCTGGGCTCCTCACAGATCAACAACTCCAAAGTTGAAGTTCTCACCATCGACAAGGACTCCACGGGTAAGGTGTGGTCCACCTGGCAGCAGGGGAACCAGATCTATCTGAACGTTTATGACCCTGCAACCAACAAGTGGGGGACGCCGTTCAAGCACCCGTCGTCGTTGAGCAACGTGTCTGTGGACGACACGTCGGCTGTGATCGCGTTCGACGGCAACAAGATGGGTGTGATGTGGAGCCGCCAAGTGGGTGATGCCACCGACGGCATGTACTGGAGCTACCACGTGGATGGAGATCCGAACACCACCTGGACCGCTCCTGTCGCGGCGGTGAAGGGGCAGCGCAGCGGTGATGACCATATGAATTTGAAGTGGCTGGACTCCACGGATGGCCAGGTTTTCGCCGCTACAAAGACTTCCTTCATTCAAGCTTCCCAGCCGCTGATCCAGCTGTTGGTATTGAATGGCACGACGTGGACTGCGCACACGATCGCGACTGTGTCGGAGTGTCCAAACAGGGTGATCATCCTGATTGACGAGAGCACGACGCCAAAAACGCTTCGTACCTTCGCTACCTATCCGAAGCCAAGCGGCACCACGAACGCTGGTGTCTGTACCAGCTCGGGAGGCGCGATCTACGAAAAGTCCACGAAGCTGGACAACATCAGCTTCACCACCACGAAAACGCCTCGTATCGTGGACGCCGACCAGTATGTCCACAACGTGACGTCGACAAAGCAGAACCTCAACAATTCGACGGGCACGGCCAACAGTGGCCTGCTGGTGCTCGCCGATGTGAATGCCACAAGCCGTTACTGGCACTACTACGAACCCAAAGTCGGTGGTGATACGACGGCTCCAACGGTGACGACTACCTCACCGACTGGCGGTGCTACCGGTGTGGCGGTGACGGCGAATGTGACCGGGACGTTCTCGGAGGCGATGAACGCGTCTACCGTTACCTCGAGCACGGTCACGTTGACGGCAGGGGGGACGCCGGTGCCGGCCGCTGTAACGTACGATGCCACGAACAAAGTTGCGACGTTGAATCCGACTGCGGACCTCGCGGCGGCAACGACGTACACGGCAACGATTAAGGGCGGCTCCAGTGGGGTGAAGGATGTTGCCGGTAACGCGTTGGCGTCGGACAAGACGTGGACCTTCACCACGGCTCCCGCAGGTGGTGATACGACACCTCCAACGGTGACGGGTACGTCTCCGACTGGCGGTGCTACCGGTGTGGCGGTGACGGCGAATGTGACCGGGACGTTCTCGGAGGCGATGAACGCGTCTACCGTTACCTCGAGCACGGTCACGTTGACGGCAGGGGGGACGCTGGTGCCGGCCGCTGTAACGTACGATGCCACGAACAAAGTTGCGACGTTGAATCCGACTGCGGACCTCGCGGCGGCAACGACGTACACGGCAACGATTAAGGGCGGCTCCAGTGGGGTGAAGGATGTTGCCGGTAACGCGTTGGCGTCGGACAAGACGTGGACCTTCACCACGAGTGCTCAGACTTCGGGGGGCTCCATTCAGCGCCAAGGCATGAGCACACTGGTTAACACGACGAGTGCCACGAGCCACACGATTACCAAGCCCGCTTCGGCGGCGACAGGCCAAGTCTGTGTCGCTTCATTGGCGCTCAACGGCTCGACCGTTTCAGCGGCCCCGGCTGGGTGGACCCAGTTTGCCGCAGTTACGTCGATCACCAACCCGCATCTGTATGGCTACTACCACGTCATGGGGGCCTCCGAACCGGCCAGCTACACCTGGACTACAGCAGGGTCGGTCGCTAGCGGTGGCGGCATCAGTTGCTACTCCGGCGTGAACACTACAACTCCGTTGGACACAACAGCCTCGGTAGCCGCGTCTGCCGTCGCTGCAACGACGGGCTCGGTTTCTGGAGTCACCACAACAACCGCGGGAGCTATGCTCGTCGGTGCAATTGCCATCAACTCAAGCAATACCACCATCGCAATCACTGGCCCGTCAGGCATGGCAGAAGTGTATGACGTCGGTGGTAAGCGCACTGAGCTTGACGATGGCCTCCAGGCAGCCGCTGGTTCCTTAGGCAGCAAGTCTTGGACATGGACCAGCGGTTCGGCGCGCGAATGGGCCGGCTGGCTCGTCGCCCTCCGCGCCCAATAACCACCATCCGACCGACAGTATCTAGACAGGGGACAAAAATGAACAACAGGCAGACCAAGACCAAGGCACTGCACTTCGACATCCACGGCCGCATCAGCATTAGCGTCGATGCCAAGGCGCCGGCAGCACACCAGCTGCGGACCATGCTGGCCTGTTTCGCCACCGATGCCGAACGGCCTGCTGACATCGTGGTCGATGCCCGGCCGGAGCCGATGCCGGATGCAGGTCTGCTGGAGCACGAGCTCGCGTACACCGAGGACAGCGTGCGGTTCAATGCCGATCGGGTCCAGGTCG
Above is a window of Arthrobacter pascens DNA encoding:
- a CDS encoding Ig-like domain-containing protein, which encodes MSERENELLSADDTRLELQNQTGSTKNGHVMPTYNERARLLLHPGTVVRGSADVATPGGMPERKARWTSWLAIGRGSGGSAILRLRGLRSLRFHALLTALLLALAALMVPGTASAATGDVGTEGPSHSGTGTPTGTKRAISALWFNDGTWWGNLWDTASSDFHIFRFNAPTNSWVNTGVTTETRSNTHHDVLWDGTTLYVASYQFVNDGLPAVAGYPTTMRRFKYDSSTKKYSLLGSSQINNSKVEVLTIDKDSTGKVWSTWQQGNQIYLNVYDPATNKWGTPFKHPSSLSNVSVDDTSAVIAFDGNKMGVMWSRQVGDATDGMYWSYHVDGDPNTTWTAPVAAVKGQRSGDDHMNLKWLDSTDGQVFAATKTSFIQASQPLIQLLVLNGTTWTAHTIATVSECPNRVIILIDESTTPKTLRTFATYPKPSGTTNAGVCTSSGGAIYEKSTKLDNISFTTTKTPRIVDADQYVHNVTSTKQNLNNSTGTANSGLLVLADVNATSRYWHYYEPKVGGDTTAPTVTTTSPTGGATGVAVTANVTGTFSEAMNASTVTSSTVTLTAGGTPVPAAVTYDATNKVATLNPTADLAAATTYTATIKGGSSGVKDVAGNALASDKTWTFTTAPAGGDTTPPTVTGTSPTGGATGVAVTANVTGTFSEAMNASTVTSSTVTLTAGGTLVPAAVTYDATNKVATLNPTADLAAATTYTATIKGGSSGVKDVAGNALASDKTWTFTTSAQTSGGSIQRQGMSTLVNTTSATSHTITKPASAATGQVCVASLALNGSTVSAAPAGWTQFAAVTSITNPHLYGYYHVMGASEPASYTWTTAGSVASGGGISCYSGVNTTTPLDTTASVAASAVAATTGSVSGVTTTTAGAMLVGAIAINSSNTTIAITGPSGMAEVYDVGGKRTELDDGLQAAAGSLGSKSWTWTSGSAREWAGWLVALRAQ